In Vespa velutina chromosome 1, iVesVel2.1, whole genome shotgun sequence, the following proteins share a genomic window:
- the LOC124955647 gene encoding glycerol-3-phosphate phosphatase-like yields MAAVNFKTLNKEEIIEFFNSFDTVLTDCDGVLWMHMTPLKNASAVISKLHALGNRVFYITNNSTKTLEEFMDKCKILEFEASKDNILCTANLSAKYLHKLGFSKKVYVIGSEAITKELEKVGISHYGVGPDVINPDIPCSYTIFNKDPEVGAVIVGFDEHFSYSKMVKAATYLNDPNVHFIGTNTDERFPLAQNIVVPGTGSLVRCIESCAERKALIMGKPEPYIANILKEKYNVNPARTLMIGDRCNTDILLGTRYGFKTLLVLTGVTNLQQVEQWKQSDKPEEKELVPDYYIDALGDLLYYIELFTSK; encoded by the exons atGGCAGCTGTGAATTTTAAAACATTGAACAAGGAGGAGATTATTGAATTCTTCAATTCTTTCGACACTGTCCTCACAGATTGTGATG gTGTTTTATGGATGCATATGACACCTTTGAAGAATGCATCCGCTGTAATAAGTAAGCTCCATGCTTTGGGAAATAGAGTCTTTTATATTACCAATAATAGTACAAAAACACTAGAAGAATTTAtggataaatgtaaaatattagaatttgaagcttcaaaagataatattttatgtactGCAAACTTATCTGCTAAATATCTACATAAGTTAGGTTTTTCTAAGAAAGTTTATGTTATTGGCTCTGAAG caataacaaaagaattagaaaaagttGGTATTTCACATTATGGAGTAGGGCCAGATGTCATCAATCCGGACATACCATGttcatatacaatatttaataaggaTCCTGAAGTTGGAGCTGTAATTGTAGGATTTGATGAACATTTTAGTTATTCAAAAATGGTTAAAGCAGCAACATATCTAAATGATCCAAATGTACATTTTATTGGAACAAATACTGATGAAAGATTTCCACTTGCACAAAACATTGTTGTACCTG GTACAGGAAGTTTAGTTCGTTGTATAGAAAGTTGTGCAGAAAGAAAAGCTCTTATAATGGGCAAACCTGAACCTTATATAGCTAATATTTTAAAGgagaaatataatgtaaatccTGCAAGGACTCTTATGATAGGAGACAGATGCAATACTGATATTTTGCTTGGGACTAGATATGGTTTTAAAACATTGCTTGTCTTAACAGGAGTTACCAATTTACAGCAAGTAGAACAGTGGAAGCAGTCAGATAAGccagaagaaaaagagcttGTTCCTGACTACTATATTGATGCATTAGGAGaccttttatattatatagaattatttacctctaaataa